A genomic window from Colletotrichum destructivum chromosome 7, complete sequence includes:
- a CDS encoding Putative mitochondrial import inner membrane translocase subunit Tim16 produces MAYRLITQVLFVGTRIVGRSFAAAYKQAQASSEYQRAQVKNGTAGAGAKGNLSSGMTLDEACKILDVETPKDGSKSAGDVMERFKKLFDANDPKKGGSFYLQSKVLRARERLEKEIGPLVEKEEVETETKEGFKPKIYKDR; encoded by the exons ATG GCCTACCGCCTCATCACTCAAGTCCTCTTCGTTGGCACCCGCATCGTCGGCCGCTCCTTTGCCGCCGCCTACAAGCAGGCCCAGGCCTCGTCCGAGTACCAGCGCGCGCAGGTCAAGAACGGCAccgcgggcgcgggcgccAAGGGCAACCTGTCTTCGGGCATGACGCTTGACGAGGCCTGCAagatcctcgacgtcgagacgCCCAAGGACGGCTCCAAGAGCGCGGGCGACGTCATGGAACGCTTCAAGAAGCTcttcgacgccaacgacccTAAGAAGGGCGGCAGCTTCTACCTGCAGAGCAAGGTCTTgcgcgcgagagagaggttggagaaggagattgGGCCACTGgtcgagaaagaggaggtCGAGACCGAAACGAAGGAGGGGTTCAAGCCCAAGATCTACAAGGACCGGTGA